One window from the genome of Plasmodium relictum strain SGS1 genome assembly, chromosome: 12 encodes:
- a CDS encoding mitochondrial ribosomal protein L49 precursor, putative, protein MNVFKFMYMPKFYLSIYNEYINAYRKKINRIPFYIRRTASDNLPVFLKYKNRKNLVITVIRKIKGNKEVLKKEIESICNSNVIEKPDCFMIKGNHKKKIKEYFKYIGY, encoded by the exons ATGAACGTTTTCAAATTTATGTATATGCCTAAGTTTTACTTAAGTATTTATAATGAGTATATAAATgcttatagaaaaaaaattaatagaattCCTTTTTACATAAGAAGAACAG cATCAGATAATTTACCAGTCtttcttaaatataaaaatagaaaaaatctTGTAATAACTGtcataagaaaaataaaaggaaataaagAA gtactgaaaaaagaaattgaatCAATTTGTAATAGTAATGTTATAGAAAAACCTGACTGCTTTATGATTAAAGGAAAtcacaaaaagaaaataaaagaa tattttaaatacattggatattaa
- the PSOP7 gene encoding secreted ookinete protein, putative, translated as MNIKKYCFSIFAYALLLEVLCELGLDEVKKHFTYGLNIYNKNEKLKKYILSYPNERINHVDLKNRLASILKPNKLNNPINLGFSKKEKYPDSKYFSVNTTLNDKNDNVYSKKTKNFDRTKDMHDDIKNKSKISGNKMHILNKNNHYKYRSITDNNDITKSDANKENMYGKSLLVTYFDPNNYRNNILDSDDDTIPNNDNDNILDNSVDSLGSDTIDNSLDNDDNTLGNVVDDLFSDIVVDNSLGNDEDNLFQKDDHTILDNTIDDQDEDTDDSYLISDDNYSAKRNDDEDNTLNEDSDELLDNVVDDLASDAFDNSLSNDEDNLFQKDDHTILDNTIDDQDEDTDDSYLISDDNYSAKKNDDEDNALQEDSDNILDRDVDDLSNDSFNMPIINGEDHKLYNVFDYLDNNSIDSIVSIKDESMLNNEDDLLNNDYGTQVNSDINDISNKYYDIGNSDDIDTSNERYDNTISHRNETTTDYSDKFTPIDRNSFNFDNNEKLNIIKIGISTIDTNVGYLNGGEDIDIPNETINNDKKIKIKNVFNPKSKINDISSLNNKNYNISTKNKKKMRNISLKGNNNRNGEEVYQRLKEKKKLNVLNEKKNDVSNYMRNKKIKYYKYSTLKGDENDITTENRFLREPKNLKVPEASISIELPKEFRLKNKPKVLSGSSEENKGEIGFLETRTENINDDVNSEQNDGNDENISTSNENSNESFNEDSDENSSDTENDNYNENDLIIEKMKEDKNLDSFSDENVENISTSENSLIRKKKNIIKNSRKVYNLNLYNCSFIDDWDLNHEYVDEEGKLVKLSGYVFQNIVNSDSMPTTNITDWKLKGSCDYDKYVCGALNYMNNLYSKGERVIYEGKIYEATSDAYESPKDKENIWVDKTSDCYNF; from the coding sequence atgaatataaaaaaatattgtttcTCAATATTTGCATATGCATTATTATTAGAAGTATTATGTGAACTAGGATTAGATGAagtaaaaaaacattttacaTATGGATTAAACATTTATAATaagaatgaaaaattaaaaaaatatattttatcttaTCCAAACGAAAGAATAAATCATGTAGATTTGAAAAATAGATTGGCTAGTATATTAAAACccaataaattaaataatccTATTAATTTAggtttttcaaaaaaagagaaatatcCCGACTCAAAGTATTTTTCCGTGAACACCACATTAAATGACAAAAATGATAAtgtttattcaaaaaaaactaaaaatttcGATAGAACAAAAGATATGCACGATGAtatcaaaaataaatcaaaaattaGTGGTAATAAAAtgcatatattaaataaaaataatcattACAAATATAGAAGTATTACTGATAATAACGATATTACTAAGAGTGAtgcaaataaagaaaatatgtaTGGCAAAAGCCTTTTAGTTACTTATTTTGATCCAAACAAttatagaaataatatattagatAGTGATGATGATACTATACCAAATAATGACAATGATAATATATTAGATAACAGTGTTGATTCTTTGGGTAGTGACACCATTGATAATTCTTTAGATAATGATGATAACACATTAGGCAATGTTGTTGATGACTTATTTAGTGATATAGTTGTTGATAATTCTTTAGGCAATGATGAAGataatttatttcaaaaagaTGATCATACTATATTAGATAACACTATTGATGATCAGGATGAAGATACTGACGATTCTTATTTAATAAGTGATGATAATTACTCAGCAAAAAGAAACGATGACGAGGATAATACATTAAATGAAGATTCTGATGAATTATTAGATAACGTTGTTGATGATCTGGCTAGTGACGCTTTTGATAATTCTTTAAGCAATGATGAAGataatttatttcaaaaGGATGATCATACTATATTAGATAACACTATTGATGATCAGGATGAAGATACTGACGATTCTTATTTAATAAGTGATGATAATTACTCAGCAAAAAAAAACGATGATGAGGATAATGCATTACAAGAAGATTCTGATAACATATTAGATAGGGATGTTGATGATTTATCTAATGATTCTTTTAATATGCCGATAATAAATGGAGAGGatcataaattatataatgttTTTGACTATTTGGATAATAATTCTATTGATAGCATAGTAAGTATTAAAGATGAAAGTATGTTAAACAATGAAGATGATctattaaataatgattatGGTACCCAAGTAAATAGTGATATTAATGATATATCAAATAAGTATTACGATATTGGCAATAGTGATGATATTGATACTTCTAATGAAAGATATGATAATACTATAAGTCATAGAAATGAGACAACTACTGATTATTCTGATAAATTTACTCCAATAGATagaaattcttttaatttcgATAATAATgagaaattaaatattataaaaataggcATAAGTACTATTGATACAAACGTAGGCTATTTAAATGGAGGAGAGGATATAGATATTCCTAATGAAactataaataatgataaaaaaataaaaataaaaaacgtATTTAATCCTAAGTCAAAGATTAATGATATATCTTcattaaataacaaaaattataatattagtacaaaaaataaaaaaaaaatgaggaatatatcattaaaagggaataataatagaaatgGTGAGGAAGTATATCAGcgtttaaaagaaaaaaaaaaattaaatgttttaaatgaaaagaaaaatgatgTATCTAATTACatgagaaataaaaaaataaaatactatAAATATTCTACATTAAAAGGTgatgaaaatgatattaCTACAGAAAATCGCTTTTTGCGAGAAcctaaaaatttaaaagtgCCAGAAGCATCAATTTCAATAGAATTACCGAAAGAATTCAGACTCAAAAACAAACCAAAGGTTTTATCAGGATCCTCTGAGGAAAACAAGGGAGAGATAGGTTTCCTAGAAACTAGAACAGAAAACATTAATGATGATGTGAATAGTGAACAAAATGATGgtaatgatgaaaatattagCACGTCAAATGAGAATTCAAACGAGAGTTTTAATGAAGATTCAGATGAAAACAGTAGTGATACAGAAAATGACAATTACAATGAAAATGACTtaattattgaaaaaatgaaagaagaCAAAAATTTAGATAGTTTTAGTGATGAAAATGTTGAAAACATATCAACTAGTGAGAACTCTTTAATTAggaaaaagaagaatataataaaaaattctcGTAAAGTATATaacttaaatttatataattgctCATTCATAGATGATTGGGATTTAAACCACGAATACGTTGATGAAGAAGGTAAATTAGTTAAGTTAAGCGGATAtgtttttcaaaatattgtGAATTCAGATTCTATGCCTACTACAAATATTACTGATTGGAAATTAAAAGGTTCATGTGATTATGATAAATATGTATGTGGTGCTCTGAATTACATGAACAATTTGTACAGTAAAGGTGAAAGAGTTATATATGAAGGTAAAATATATGAAGCTACAAGTGACGCTTATGAGTCTCCTAAAGATAAGGAAAATATATGGGTAGACAAAACAAGTGATtgctataatttttaa
- a CDS encoding mitotic-spindle organizing protein 1, putative, whose translation MSDKEAKKEAIEIIYEISNILNVNLDKETIVILIQLCEYGVSPKILSHIIIQLKKEKEKFLQNLNNNMSNVK comes from the coding sequence atgagcGATAAAGAAGCTAAAAAAGAAGCTATTGAAATAATTTATGAAATCTCGAACATATTAAATGTAAACTTAGATAAAGAAACTATAGTCATATTAATACAATTATGTGAATATGGAGTTAGCCCCAAAATACTTTctcatattattattcaattaaaaaaagaaaaggagaAATTTCTTCAGAATTTAAATAACAATATGAGTAATGTAAAATAA
- the RRP42 gene encoding exosome complex component RRP42, putative, with protein MSCLKYIEDSINSNIRVDGRALSTYRSIEINKSILVSADGSSSVMNEENNVICGIKLSLVTPNPDTHDEGFVNLQIDCPASVATNRIKKEHLQTMTSIIYDLCIKNNINKKKLCILSSKFVWSVDINVMVLNAGGGLLDIISIAIYVALKNTSIPVVIPKKQIEESDVFNDSKNKDYQLEIVENQETNFPYENVPICISIGEINNKYIYDMSKIEEELVENIFVVAIASSGKCVAFHKLYGISMEISSILNIAENSSKISHILFEKINEAIDKIEMKNSSL; from the coding sequence atgagttgtttaaaatatattgaagATAGTATCAATTCAAATATTAGGGTGGATGGAAGAGCTCTATCAACATATAGATcaatagaaataaataaaagtattttagTTTCAGCAGATGGAAGTAGCAGCGTTatgaatgaagaaaataatgtaaTTTGTGGAATAAAACTTTCTTTGGTAACTCCTAATCCAGATACACATGATGAAGGTTTTGTTAATTTACAGATAGATTGTCCAGCATCTGTCGCTACAAacagaataaaaaaagaacattTACAAACTATGACTTCAATTATTTATGATTTatgcataaaaaataatatcaataaaaaaaaactttgtATTTTATCTTCAAAGTTTGTTTGGAGTGTTGATATAAATGTTATGGTTTTGAATGCTGGAGGAGGATTATTAGACATTATTAGCATAGCTATATATGTAGCTTTAAAAAATACTTCTATACCTGTTGTTATACCGAAAAAGCAAATTGAGGAGTCAGATGTATTCAATGattctaaaaataaagattatCAGTTAGAAATTGTTGAAAATCAGGAAACAAACTTTCCATATGAAAATGTTCCTATATGCATTTCTATTGGAGAAATaaacaataaatatatttatgatatGTCTAAAATTGAAGAAGAGTTggttgaaaatatttttgttgtAGCTATTGCATCAAGTGGAAAATGTGTAGCATTTCACAAATTATACGGTATTTCAATGGAAATTTCTTCAATATTAAACATAGCAGAAAACTCCTCAAAAATTTCTCATATTCTTTTTGAGAAGATCAATGAAGCAATTgataaaatagaaatgaaaaattcctctttataa
- the MDR5 gene encoding ABC transporter B family member 5, putative, which yields MGNVLCKSKESKNALINFLLNIFKKYFKKGEKLNNEFENDRNKNAKIKEKKKNYVIRAICDMTKYEITLLSMALVFLAINAYTNLSYPKIMGECIESDNMKHMKYNFLSSMLQKTIFFKKFHLKTNNNINTIFYYFPYFVFGGLASYFRIYFTNKCIKNVEFRLKKEVHNKIISANDEEFKKYKSSDYLVNCTFNEIKFSSKELVTSITQMLRYVNSIVGGMISMILISSYLTKFCIFIVPTYGFFVLMILKKLKNIRIKTDNFDEKQMARFSDILQKKNIISIFGNEYYEKKYFSEKLKVVDKLHKKYFNCEAMFYSFLNIGSNIVICSILCFGKMELKNNHITHGQLVSFIAYSSMLGLGIVGLLKLKKDLNILQLSLQKIYEILDFSKSYTTDNTNDTLLLNCESIKNKNENHNKKNFEIANNDDYNVLNNKNILPENIKGAIKYENVNFSYNSFDKKKNKILKNIHFEIKENEKVAIIGKSGSGKSTLWKLLTREYEYEGNIYVDNYNIKDIHKTYFKKNILSISEQECSILNRSLYENLIYGLLPVKILNEKKIFKIIFDNIDSNQFLYKKIRTRAMENKDETNNLLDNLTYKNKISLILQNYDLNKYEHLEEKFHSYLKSSIEEKNFFSEEEKKFINEKIQDIVKNIHCKNNNNNNSFNYNKIISNNSNDTKYNINNYTFLKDYKNKLGTINSSVNVLCEELDLINFINSLPQKFHTKVQHNSMSSGQKQRISIIRSLMKDTPIYVFDEITSFLDESNIEKVYKLINTLIPNKTIIYITHSIQILKEMDKIIIVDDGEIKSIGTYHEIKNNPLFLDIFSLHNNKI from the coding sequence ATGGGAAATGTATTATGTAAGAGTAAAGAATCAAAAAATGCCTtgattaattttttgttgaatatttttaagaaatattttaaaaaaggagaaaaaTTGAATAATGAATTTGAAAatgatagaaataaaaatgcaaaaataaaagaaaaaaagaaaaattatgtaaTCAGGGCAATATGTGATATGACTAAATATGAAATAACGTTATTATCAATGGCTTTAGTATTTTTAGCTATCAATGCATATACTAACTTAAGTTATCCAAAAATTATGGGAGAATGCATTGAATCAGATAATATGAAACatatgaaatataattttttaagtagTATGTTacaaaaaacaattttttttaaaaaatttcatttaaaaacaaataacaacataaatacaattttttattattttccttattttgTATTTGGAGGATTAGCATCATATTttagaatatattttacaaaTAAATGTATCAAAAATGTAGAATTTcgattaaaaaaagaagttcACAATAAGATCATCAGTGCAAATGAtgaagaatttaaaaaatataaatcttCTGATTATTTAGTTAACTGTacttttaatgaaataaaattttcctCAAAGGAATTGGTAACATCTATTACTCAAATGCTGAGATATGTTAATTCTATTGTTGGAGGCATGATTTCAATGattttaatttcttcttatttaacaaaattttgtatatttattgTTCCAACATATGGTTTTTTTGTGCtaatgattttaaaaaaattaaaaaacattAGAATAAAAACTGATAATTTTGATGAAAAGCAAATGGCACGTTTTTCGGacattttacaaaaaaaaaatattatttctatatttggTAATGAGTACTATGAAAAAAAGTACTTTTCTGAAAAACTAAAAGTTGTAGATAAATTGcataaaaagtattttaattGTGAAGCTAtgttttattcttttttaaacattGGTAGTAATATTGTTATATGTTCAATATTATGTTTTGGTAAAatggaattaaaaaataatcataTTACACATGGTCAGTTGGTTTCATTTATTGCATATAGTAGTATGTTGGGATTAGGTATTGTTGGATTgcttaaattaaaaaaagatctTAATATTCTTCAATTAAGTTtgcaaaaaatttatgaaattttGGATTTTTCTAAATCCTATACAACAGATAATACTAACGACAcacttttattaaattgcgaaagtataaaaaataaaaatgaaaatcataataaaaaaaatttcgaaATAGCAAACAATGATGATTataatgttttaaataataaaaatatattacctgaaaatattaaaggtgctataaaatatgaaaatgttAATTTTTCCTACAACAGTtttgacaaaaaaaaaaataaaattttaaaaaatatacattttgAAATTaaggaaaatgaaaaagttgCAATAATAGGAAAAAGTGGATCGGGGAAATCTACATTATGGAAACTTTTAACTAGAGAATATGAATATGAAGGAAATATTTATGTTGacaattataatataaaggATATTCACAAgacttattttaaaaaaaatattttgtcaATTAGTGAGCAAGAATGTAGTATTTTGAATAGAtctttatatgaaaatttaatttatggATTGTTACctgtaaaaatattaaacgagaagaaaattttcaaaataatttttgataACATCGACTCTAATCaatttttatacaaaaaaattcgAACTCGTGCTATGgaaaataaagatgaaaCTAATAATCTTTTAGATAATctaacatataaaaataaaatttctttaattcttcaaaattatgatttaaataaGTACGAACATCTTGAGGAAAAATTTCATTCTTACTTAAAATCAtctatagaagaaaaaaattttttcagtgaagaggaaaaaaaatttataaatgaaaaaatacaaGACATAGTTAAAAATATTCACtgtaaaaataacaataataataatagttttaattataataaaataatctcaaataattcaaatgatacaaaatataatataaataattatacatttttaaaggattacaaaaataaattaggTACAATAAATTCATCAGTCAACGTATTATGTGAGGAATtagatttaattaattttattaattcacTGCCTCAAAAATTTCATACAAAAGTTCAACACAATTCTATGTCATCAGGACAAAAACAAAGAATTTCAATTATCCGTTCACTAATGAAAGATACACCCATATATGTTTTTGATGAAATTACATCATTTTTAGATGAAtcaaatatagaaaaagtaTACAAGCTTATTAATACTTTAATACCTAATAAGactataatatatattactcATTCAAtacaaattttaaaagaaatggataaaattattattgttgATGATGGAGAAATAAAATCAATAGGAACGTATcatgaaataaaaaacaatcCATTATTTTTAGACATTTTTTCATtgcataataataaaatataa